The sequence below is a genomic window from Acidobacteriota bacterium.
AATCTATGTGTCCTTTACCCACAACAGCGGCTGGCGAATCGGATTATTGCGGATAATCTCCTCAACCTCCGGCTCAGAGGGAAGAGTTTGCCACACCTTGATGTATCCAGGATTCGATAGCCCAAGGCCTGCAAACAACAAACTAGGCTGACGGATCGGCCAATATTGAAAGTACTCGACGTCAGGTTTATGTGGCCAGGCCGCTTTGTTTTGAATGTACGGAAACACGTATGCCATAGCCTTGCCAAATCCTCTGCCATCCGGGAGAGCGAACGTAAACAGATTGTCTTGGGCTGTGCTGAGTGTTTGGCAGATGGTTGCCAGTCCAGCCATATTAAACAGAGTGTAGTTGTAGGGCTTGGTGCGCCGGAGCTCTTCAGGAAAGCTTCCATCTGGAGCGATCTGGTTGGGAACGAATACCGTTTTGAAACGATCGTTGCAGTAACTCAACAGCTTCTCGTCACCCGTAAGTGTTGCAAACTCCGCAACCTGAGTTACCCACCAGGTGCCGTGGTTGTTTTTGGCGTCGCGCTCATCCTGTCCATTCTTCGAAGTAGTTAACCAGTCGACGTATTGGGCAAACCACTTCCTGACACCTTCGTAATCAGCGGGCGAAAGCGACTTCGACTCAGCAAGAAAAGGAATTGAGCGAACGACCTCGACCAGATGGATAGTGTCGATGATCCCAGTGCCGCGTCCAGTTGTGCGGCCATGAATCGCTTGCGCATACTGTAGATTTGGATTCATCAGCGTCGCTGGATTCAGGAACCATGCGCGCAGATGTTGCACCGCAGCTTCGGAATAACTGCGGTCTCGTGTGAGGATCCAGGCCGCAGTTAGTGCCGGCACCTGTCGACCTAGACGAATCAGCGCGTGTCTGTGTCCGGTGAAATTCTCAGGATTTGACATGCCGTCCCGTTGTATATAGGGACCATTTGGATATTTCTGGTCCGGCCACCAATAATCCGCTTCAGAGAAATAGTCGTGTTTCCCCCCAGCGCTACGCGGATTGGACGAATCGGTGATCGTAATCGGGCGCTCATGCAAGTAACGCTTCGCCATCGCCAGGACATGCGGACGCTCAAAAATCTTAAGATCGAGTTCCAAAGTGGGAGCTCGGGGGTTATCTGCGTCTAGGAATTGATTTGCCGCAACGCCGGCGATACCGGCGAGCGATGTTTGGCAAAAGGTTCGGCGGGAAATTGTAATCACCGCAGAAGACCTCCCTTGGATTTCAACTTCGCTCTTGTTCCGCAATCACGGGGTTGCGCAAGCTTCCCACGTTCTCGATTTCAATCAATACTTCCTCGCCAGGTTTCAGCCAGCGTGGTGGAGTTCGACCGAGTCCGACTCCTGCTGGAGTTCCTGTACTAATAATGTCCCCCGGTTCAAGAGTCATCATTTGCGACAGGTACTCAATCAACTCAGGAACGCCAAAGATCAGTTCTCGCGTATTGGAGTGCTGGAGAGTTTCGCCCCCGATACTGAGACGAATCTCCAAAGCGTGCGGATCCATGACTTCGTCCACCGTCACGATGTGCGGACCCATGGGCGCGAAGGTGTCGAAGCTCTTACCCAAGGTCCATTGCGACGTTGCAAGTTGCACGTCGCGGGCGCTCACATCGTTGACGATCGTGTATCCGAACACGCAATCTTCCCACTTTGCACGCTGCACCTGTTTCGCTTTTTTTCCAATCACGACAGCAAACTCGGCCTCATAGTCCGGCTTTTGCGTCGCCGAAGAAAGTACGATGGGCTCATCGGGGCCAATGACGGATGATGCATATTTGGCAAATACAGTCGGGACCGCGGGAACCTCCATCTTCGATTCTTTCGCATGATCGCGATAGTTCAGCCCAATGCAAAGTATCTTCGGCGGTCTTGGTACCGGTGCCGTGAGTTTTACGGAGTGGAGCGGGATCAGGTCGCGCGAGGAAGCCTGCTTCAGCCATCCTTCAACTCGCTCATGCTCTTTTGGTCCTGCTGCAATGAACGAGACTGCATCTGGGAATCCAACACTCTTAAGTGGGAACACACGATCCTCGCGAAGAAGTCCGGCATCAGCGTGTCCGTCATTCTGGAAACTCACAAGTCGCATAACAGCATTGCCTCGATCTGAATCACGGGCCGATTGCTATCGAATGGAAGTAGTAGAGCAAAAGCGGAATGCGCTTGGAAAGAGCGCGGCGAAAATCAGGCATTCGCAAGGTTCTACATTTCACTCTACAAAATCCAACGACGCAGCTGAGCAATTGGAATGCGAATTTTCGGCATTTGACAAACGATGCTGCTCCTTTGAGAATGCTTTGGCACTTCGTGGAATGGAATTTTGGTTTTGCGTCCCGAAACCCTGCTATGAAGCTACCGCGAGAAACAAACGACAAGTATGTAGTTGAGGCAGTATTGAAGGCGCTCGACGTGCTCGAGAGCTTTCGAGATTCTGAAGAACTGCAGCTCAGCGAGATTTCCAAACGCGTTTCGCTGAACAAAAGTCGCGCGTTCCGCTTGCTGCACACTCTTTGCGAGCGCGGATATGTGGAGCGCGGAACCGATGGTCATCGCTATCGGCTCGGAATCAAGTTGTTCGAGCACGCGTCCAGCCTCCGTCGTGATGTAAAACAGGTTGCGCAACCATACATGCGCAAATTGCAACTGCGATTCAACGAGACTGTAAACCTGGCGGTCTTGCATGGCGGAGAAGTGCTGTACATCGACCTACTGGAAAGCTCGCGGCCCTTTCGCATGTCGGCGATGGTCGGGAGCCGTATGCCGATCGCGAACACTTCGCTTGGCAAGGCACTCATTACTCACGCTGCCGAACACGATCTCGAAGCAGTTTTTGACACTCTCACCCCGACTGAGCTGCGGAAGCTCCGTGCCGAGATGGAGATCGTGAAACGCCGCGGCTATGCGACCGATCAGGAAGAGAACGAACCGGGCGTGGCGTGCATTGGTGCGCCGATTGTGAGTGAGGCAGGGGTTTCGGTAGGCGCGCTCAGCATTTCCGGTCCATCCTCGCGCATCCTGAAACAGGAACGCGAAATTGGCGCAACATTGGCGGCTACCTGTAAGGAGATTTCCCGTCAAATGGGGTTCGCCGAGCGTGGTATGCCGCAGGCTATGCCCAATCGCAATGCAGTCGTCCGACGTGCCGGCAATTAAATCGCAGAACGAGCGAAGCGCCAGATGCCGCCATTGACAACCAAGCCTCAATCAGAATGCAAGTGGGACCTCGTAAGCCTTGGCGAAGTGATGCTTCGCCTGGATCCTTACGACGCACGCATCTCAACCACTCGTACGTTCCGGGTTTGGGAAGGTGGTGGCGAGTACAACGTAGCTCGCGGTCTTCTGCGCTGCTTTGGTATGCGGACGACAGTGGTGACAGCGTTGACGGACAACCCGGTTGGCCGTCTGGTACAAGATCTTATTTATCAGGGGGGCGTCGACCAGTCGCACGTCAAATGGGTTGGCTATGACGGAGTCGGCCGAACAGTTCGCAATGGTCTCAATTTTACTGAGCGCGGCTTCGGAGTGCGCGGAGCCGTCGGCTGCTCCGACCGGGGACACACTGCCGTTTCCCAACTTCGCGCCGGGGACATTGATTGGAACCTTATCTTCGACAAAGAGCGAGCCCGCTGGTTCCACACGGGCGGAATCTTCGCTGCATTGTCGGAGACTACTCCGCAGGTCGCGAAGGAAGCCATGTCTGCCGCTCGAGCGACCGGCGCAATCGTCTCTTACGATTTGAATTATCGGGAGTCGTTGTGGAAGGCGATCGGCGGCAAGAAACGTGCTACTGAAGTCAATCGCGAACTGGTAAAACTCGTAGACGTTCTTATCGGCAACGAAGAAGACTTTACCGCTGCCCTCGGATTCGAAGTCGAAGGTGTCGACGAGCACCTTTCCCAGCTCGATGCCGAGCACTTCCGACGCATGATCGAGCGCGTTGTTGCTGAATCCCCAAATCTGAAAGCAGTTGCCGCCACTCTACGCAATGCGAAAACCGCCACATTCAATGATTGGGGCGCGGTTTGCTATCACGATGGGAAGCTCTATCGCTCGAGCACACGCGAGAATCTAGAGATATACGATCGCATTGGTGGCGGCGATTCTTTTGCATCAGGGCTAATCTATGGATTCCTCGCTGGACGCGATCCACAATGGTCGGTTGAATGCGGCGCCGCGCACGGCGCTCTGGCGATGACTACTCCCGGCGATACTACGATGGCAACGCTCGCCGAAGTCGAGAAGCTTATGAAAGGCGGCAGCGCCAGGGTCGCACGTTAATGACATTTGGGATGGAGACCAAGTCGAATCGATCGACCGACGTATAGAAATGAAGATTAAAGACGCCAAGGTGCTTGTCTGCTCTCCGGGACGGAACTTTGTCACGCTTAAAATTCTGACCGATGAAGGTATCTACGGCCTTGGCGATGCCACACTCAATGGTCGCGAACTCGCAGTCGCGAGCTATCTTAGCGATCACGTAGTTCCGTGCCTGATCGGACGCGATCCTTTCCAGACAGAAGACATCTGGCAGTACTTGTATCGGGGAGCGTACTGGCGTCGCGGGCCAGTGACGATGAGCGCCATCGCAGCAGTAGACATGGCGCTCTGGGACATCAAGGGCAAAGCACTCAAGACACCGGTCTACAACCTGCTCGGTGGCAAGAGCCGAACCGGCGTGATGGTTTATGGCCATGCCAATGGCGCCGACATTAGCGAGACCGTTGATGAGGTTGGTAAGTACATTTCGCAAGGCTACCTGGCAGTGCGAGCACAGTCTGGTGTTCCCGGATTAAAGAGCACCTATGGAGTCGGTCGTGGGCAGATGTTTTACGAGCCGGCGGAAAAAGGCCTCCCGCCAGAGAACTTGTGGTCGAGCGAAAAGTACCTGATGAATGTGCCGAAGTTATTCGAAGCGCTGCGCGTGAAGTTCGGCGACGACGTACACCTGCTGCACGATGCGCATCATCGTCTGACACCGATTCAGGCGGCAAGATTGGGCAAAGAACTCGAGCCTTATCATCTCTTCTGGCTGGAAGACGCTGTACCTGCAGAATTACAAGAGGGCTTCCGGATCGTGCGCCAGCACACGACCACTCCGCTGGCACTGGGAGAGATTTTTGACAGCGTCTGGGACGCCAACATCCTCATCTCCGAGCAACTCATCGACTACTTGCGGATGACGGTAGTTCACGGTGGAGGCATCACGAATCTCAAGAAAGTCGCGGCATTTGCGGACATGTATCACGTCCAGACCGGCTGCCACGGCGCTACAGATCTCTCGCCTGTTACCATGGCTGCCGCCCTGCATTTCGACATCTCGATTCCCAATTTCGGACTTCAGGAATACATGCGGCATACGAAAGAGACCGACGAAGTCTTCCCGCATGCTTACTATTTCGAAAAGGGCTACCTGGATCCTGGCGACAAACCAGGGCTGGGAGTTGATTACGACGAGAAGCTTGCGAAGAAGTTTCCCTACGAGCGTGCATATCTTCCGGTCAACCGCAAACTCGACGGCACTATGTGGAACTGGTAGCGTGCGTTCGATTTGTCGTTCCGAACGAAGTCATGAAAGAGGGACTCTGTGAGTTACGCTCCCCTCGACTTGAGAGGCAAAATTGCCGTAGTAATCGGCGGCACTTCTGGAATCGGGCGTGCGATCGCACATGGACTGGCCGACGCCGGAGCCGACGTGGTTCCTACCTCTCGCCGCGAGGATCAGGTTGAATTCACCGCTAAGGAGATTGAGCAGCGGGGCCGCCGTACTTTGCGTCAGACTTCCGATGTAGCAGATCGCGCATCGTTGGAACGTTTACTACAGCAGGCGGTTTCCCGTTTGGGAAAAGTGGACATTTTGATCAACTCCGCAGGAAAAACCAGGCGCACGCCTACCATCGATGTTCCCGAATCGGAATGGAACGACATCATGGACACGAATCTCACCGGAGTTCTGCGTGCCTGCCAGATTTTCGGACGCCACATGATTGAACGCCGCTACGGGCGCATCGTTAATATCGCCTCTCTAAGTTCATTCGTGGCTTTGTATGAAGTCGCAGCCTATGCTGCCAGTAAGGCGGCCGTCGCATCGTTGACGAAATCGCTGGCGGTTGAGTGGGCGCAGCACGGAGTCTGCGTAAATGCGATTGCTCCCGGCGTGTTCCGCACTCCCCTTAATCAGAAACTCCTCGATGAAACTCCCCGTGGACAGGAATTCCTAACGCGTACTCCAATGAAACGCTTTGGCCAGGTAACGGAGCTTGCTGGCCCCGCCGTGTTCCTATCGTCAGATGCGGCAAGCTTCGTAACCGGAGAAATCCTGTGCGTCGATGGCGGATTCCTCGCCAGTGGAGTGAATCAGTAAGGTGCAGACGTTGTCTGTCCGGAACACGAGCCACCGCGGCGCCGCTTCTGAAGCTCGTTCCGTTATTCGTTGCGCAGCGCGATCATAGGATCTACCTGCGACGAGCGCCACGCAGGCAGTCCGGCCGCGAGGACCATCACTGGCAGTACAACGCCGATTACTCCGATGAATGTGAGAGGATCCGTGCTCTCGAGCCCAAAGAGCATCGTCCGTAATAGCCTGCCAGCGGCTAGCGAGAGCAGCAGCCCGGCGATCACCCCCACCGCCGCCATCTTCGCGGCATCGCCAAGCACCAGCCTGACGATGCTGCTGGGCTGCGCGCCGAGCGCGGAGCGCAGTCCAAACTCCGACGTGCGGCGCGTCGTGAGATAGCTCATCACGGCGTACATGCCGGAAATGGCCAGCAGGAGTGCCAATCCGGCAAAGCTACTCGCGAGTGCGCCGCGGAAGCTTTGCGCGCTAATCGAGTCATTGACCAGCTCAGTCATCGTCGTGAATTTGGTTGCGACCTGTGGATTCATCTCTCGAATCGTCTTCTGCACTGCCGGAATCAAGGCGTCGGGATTTCCCGAACTGCGAACCACGACCTCTACTTCCGCAGCACGTTCAGGATGTTGGCTAAGTGGCACATAAAGCGCAGGCCCAGGTTGCGAAGCCGGGGAATCCTGGCGCACATCACTCACCACGCCAATGACGGTCATGCCTTTCATCGACACGTAGTCAAAGCCGCAAACCAGGCGATGCCCAAGAGGATCCTCATTTGGGAAAGCCTGGCGGGCGAGCGATTCGCTGATCACAACTACAAGCGGACGATTGCCGGCGTCTCCCTCACTAAAGTCGCGTCCACGCAAGAGCCTCATGCCGATGGTCGAGAAATACTCTGGACTGGAAGCGCTAAAATCTGCATGCGGAAGTGTGCGCCAGTCGCCACTTGTGAACGACTGCCTGCCTTCCACAGCCAAGTAACCATTGGAACCATATTCGCCTGTGGGCAGCCCGAATGAGAGAGCGGCGCTGGTTACGCCAGGAAGCTGTCGCAGCCGATCCACCAATTGATCAAAAAATCGTCCTGCTTGCTCGTGTTCCAAGGGCGTATTTGCCGGCATATTCGCGTAGGTCACGAGAATGCCGCTCGTGCGATATCCCAGATCGGCGTCGTGGAGCGCCAGCAAGGTACGAAAGAGCAGCCCTGCGCCAACCGCGAGCACCAGCGAGACAGCAATTTGCGCCATCACTAATCCACCGCGCAAGCGCGACGAGCCACCACCCAGCAACCCGCGAGTTCCACCTTGCTTCAACGCGTCCTGCAGATCCACGCGACTGGCCTGCCATGCCGGTGCAATTCCAAAAGTGAAACTGGTAATCAGCGCTGACAGCAAAGCGAAGGCGAGCACACGCCAATCAAGTGATATGCCGGCGAGCAGGGTTCCAGGCATGAATCGCGCCCCGAGGCTGAGAAGTGTCTTAGTAGCGACTACCGACAAGGCGATTCCGAGCACCGCCGCAAGCGAAGCCAGTACTGCGCTCTCAGTCAGCAACTGAGTAACAAGGTCGCTGCGACTCGCTCCAAGCGCGCTGCGAACTGCAAGTTCACGCGAACGCGCAGTGGCCCGAGCGAGCATGAGATTGGCTACGTTTGCACACGCGATTAGCAGTACCAGTCCGACGGCGCCCATCAGAATAAAGAGCGTGGATCGTACTGGAGCTGAGAGCTGGTCCTGAATGGGCGTAACCCTAAAAGTTTTATTGCCGTTATCGCGCGGAAATGCGAGGGCCAGCCGCTTTGCCAGTGCTTGCAGGCGTGCGTCAGCGACCGAGGTGGTGACTCCGGACCGCAGCTTTGCGACTACATGATAATTGTAACTATTTCGGCTGCGGTTCTCCAGAATGGGTGACATCGCAGCCCAGACCTGTCCCTTATCGGGAAAGTCAAACATCAGCGGAAGAACGCCCGCAATTTCATATGCCTTGCCTCCGATGCCAATCGTTTGCCCCACCGCAGCTGATGCCGATCCGAAGTTGCGTTCTGCGAAGGCGAGGCCTACGACCGCGGAACGATCTACATCTTCCTGAGTGAACAGTCTGCCGGTCAGTGGCGCGATCGAGAACACATGAAAGAAATTGGGATCCACGAAAGCAGCCTGAACAAATTCCGCGCTCTTCCCCAGCTGTACGCCCATTTCCCAGCTCTGGCAGAAACTGAGCGCCTCGAAGGAATCCATGGAGCGCAAATCTTCCAGATCGCCGCCGGTGGTACGCCAGATGGAGCGACCCTCGTTCGTAAATCTCGTATTGATGGCGACAATGCGCTCCACGTCGGGATAGCGCAGCGACTTCAATACCACTCCATCGAGGACACTGAACATAGCTGTGGTGGCCCCGATGCCCAGTCCAAGCGTCACGATAGCCACCGCGGCAAAGCCTGGGTTTAGTCGCAGCATGCGGCCGGCGTAGCGAAGCTGATGAGTAAATGACATAGCAAACTCTCCGGCAGATTAGACGCGACACAAGCGTGCCCGATAGCCACGACGGCCAGCGTGCGGGTGACGTATTAGTACTGGAGGCTGTAGCCGCTCGGTGCGTTTGATACCAGCCCGTACGCCGGCGGAGGGGCCCGACGCTCCGGTATTTACCCGATTTTGATTCATGTAAAGGTACTGAGGCGGCACATCTATAGGCCAAGACCGACAGTACTGCTAGATTCGCTTCGATTCTTGGCGATAATAGCCAAACACCACTCCAAGGGACATCAGTGATTATCGATCCGCAAGATACACGAAAAATCTCTCTGTCATGGCGCGACTACCTGCATGAGATGAAAGAAAGCTGGGCCGTGGCGAGATGGGTGTACCAGGAATTCATTACTCCCGAGAGCCGCCACTGGACCAGGCGAATGCTAGTCTCGCTGGCGATTTCAGTGACCGCACTCAACGGTATCGCGTGGCTGGCGAAGTATCTGGTCGACGGACTTATCCGTCACGACGCACATGCTGTCCGCATGAGTTTCCTCGGCATGGCCGCTTGCGTCCTTATTTATGGATATTTCGATCGGCTGCAGATGATCGCGCGCGAGTACGCGCAGGGGGCGAACCTCACGCAATTGAAGCGGCGTATGAACGAGCTCTTCTTTGAGAAGAGCATGGGACAACATCTGCAGGAAAGCTCGTACCTGAACACAGCGAACATCGAGCGCGGCAAGGGACGCATCGAGCAGCTGGAAAACCTACTCGCCTTCGAGGGCTCGTCCTCGCTCATTTCCTTAACGGTAGCGCTGACACTTTTGTGGTTCCGCGTACCCGCGGCCGCACTTTTCATGTCGCTGCTGCTGCTGAGCTATCTTCTCTGGCTAGTGTATCTCAACCGCAACATTGCCGAGAAATGCGTTCCCTTTGACAAAGAGTTCCGGCGCCTCAATCGCTGGGAGCACGAGCGCTGGGAAAAGATCGAACGGGTAAAGACTTGCGCGAAAGAGGGTGCGGAAATCGCCTATCAGGACCGCGCCTTTCGCAAGGTTCTGGGCGAAGAACGCAAGTTCTGGCTCTGGTTCATCCGCAAAGTTACCTGGCGCGGATATTCCAACCGGTTCGTCCTGCTCGGAACACTCGCATACGGTGCCTGGCGCATATGGCAGGGTGACTGGTCCAATGGTGTTTTTATTCCATTGCTCATGTATGCCACTAAGGTGAGCGAGAGCATCTGGACGATCGGGCACATCGAGCACCAGATCAACTGGAACATGCCGGCCATTCGCACGGCCATGCTAACGCTGAAAGTTCCGCCAGAAGCGATTGACAAACCAAACGCAATTGAACTCAGGCGAAAGAATGGAGTCCGGGTGGAGATGCGCAATGTCTCGTACTCTTACGCGATCGAGAAGCGCGATCTGCCAATGTTGTCCGTAGACGATCCAGAAACGTCGGAATTATGGAGCGACGCAGAAGTCGCGAGCGCGGGGCGGCCGCACCCAGACAATGATAAAGCCGGTACTGTCCAGGCCACGCTATCTGTTCTTCGCAACGTGAGTTTCACTATTGAGCCGGGCGAAAAAGCCGCCTTGATCGGGCCCTCTGGCGCCGGAAAGACTACGATCATGCGCCTTCTCATGCGCTACATGGATGCTACTTCAGGCGCGATTTTGATCGATGGTCACGATCTCCGCGATGTGTGCCTGTCTTCATGGCTCAACATGATTGCCTATGTGCCGCAGCAAGCCCAGGTCTTCGATGGCACCATCCGTGACAACCTGCTCTATCGCTTCACTGACGAACCGATCGAGGTACCTGACGAGGAGCTGTGGGCAATGATGCGCAAGCTGAAGATCGATTTCGGCGATCGTTTGACCAACGGACTCGATACACGAGTCGGTCGGCATGGCATCGAACTATCCGGCGGAGAGCAGCAGCGGCTGATGATCGGCGCAGCCGCCATGCGTAAACCCGTATTCATGGTCGTCGACGAAGCCACAGCGTCGCTCGATGCCACCACGGAAAAAGCTGTGCAGAAAGGGCTGGAGGAGGTCCTTGGCAGAACGATGGGAGCGCTTATCATCACGCATCGTTTGTCCACAGTGCGCCGCCTGTGCACTAAGTTTTTTGTGCTGCGCGACTCGGAGGGACTTGCTTCCGGCGAGTCGCAATTGGAGGCGACAGCAAACTCCTTCGAAGAGCTCTATGAAATCTCGCCAACGTTCCGCATGCTTGCTGACGATCAGGGCGTAGCGATCCTCGGTAGCCCACTGCCGCCGGTGCCGATGCCGATCGGAACGAGCGAGCCGGACGAGAGCATGCAATATGCATAGGACAGCCTGCGGTCGCGGGTAGTGCAGTTGATGGTAGTGTTGTCATTGGGAGTCCAGCAAAATCCAGGGCAACATCAAAAGCAAATGCACCACCTGCTACCGCCGTGGTTCCGTTCATTCCCGAACACCCACATCGCTCCCGCACAGATTGTCTACACAGAAGGCGCTCTCTCCATGCGTCTTTTCAGCAGCTTAGGTACAAGTTCTCTCGGTCTGGAAATTGCTCACTGAAGCTAGCGGTAACTTTCAGGAGAGGTGACTCATGAACGGCTTCCTGCATGATGTGCGTTATGGATTTCGCATTTTGCTGAAGACGCCGATCGTTAGCATTGTGGCGATCGTCACGCTTGCGCTTGGAATCGGTGTCACCACGGCGATCTTCACCTTTGTGGACGCAGGCCTCCTGCGCACCTTGAATTTTCCGAATCCTGACCAACTCGTGCAGATCACCATGGCGAAGCACGGCGAATCGACTGGCAATCAGGCCGCCTATCCGACATATCTGGACTGGCGCAATCAAAACACGGTGTTTTCATCGCTTGCGGCATACTCCAGCAATGGCACGACGATGCACACCCCCACCGGAGTGGAGTTGGTCTCCGGCGGCTTGGTTACAGACAATTTCTTCCAGACGCTTGGAGTTCAGCCTGAACAAGGATCGTGGTTTCATGCCGGCGCTCCGAGCGCCACACACGAGATCGTCATCGGTCACGGGTTTGCACAACGGATATTTGGCGGGAGTGGCGCGATTGGACAGTCACTCACACTGCAGAATTTTTCCGGAAAGGACGAGCCTTACACCGTGGTCGGCATTACTCCAGCGGACTTTGAGTTCGCACCGATCGGACAAGCAGACTTCTTTGCGCTGCCTCCCACGACAGGATTTCTGATCGAGCGCCGTAACCTTCACTGGCTGAATGTCTTCGGACGCCTGAAGCCCGGAATCTCGCAGAAGCAGGCATCGGCGGAGATGGAGACCATTTCAGTGCGTTTAGCTGCAGCGTATCCATTGGCGAATGGCAACCTCACGACTCACCTTCAGCCGCTGCACGATGCCATTGTGGGACAGATCCGGCCCGTGCTCCTGCTGCTTTTCGGTGCAGCCGGATGCGTACTGCTCATCGCGTGTGCGAATATCGCCAATGTTCAGCTTGCCAAAGCCGCAGGACGCGCGCGTGAAGTTGCCGTGCGCCGCGCGGTCGGGGCTTCGGCTGGCCGCATTGCCCGGCAATTTCTGGTTGAAAACGTGCTGCTGTCGTTGATCGCGGGTGCGGCAGCAGTTGCCGTGGCACGCCTCGCGATGATGCTGCTCGTCGCGAGTGTCCCAGCCAGCGTTCGTAACAGCATGCCGTTCCTCGATCGTCTCCATGTCGACGTATCGGTATTGGTGTTCACGTTCCTTCTGGCGGTGATTGCAGGCGTTGCATTCGGACTCGCCCCAGCGCTGCGAGGCGGAAAAGCAAATCTTCATTCCGAATTGGCACAGGATACGCGCACCTCGACTGGGAAGAGCTGGCTGCGTGATGCACTCGTCATCGGCGAAGCTGGATTGGCGGCCATGCTGCTTGTCGGGTCCGGGCTGCTCGTCGTGAGTATGTGGCGACTCGTAAACGTTTATCCGGGATTCAACAGACACAATCTCCTGACGCTTGGATTTCAGGCGCCGCCGTCGCATTATCAGGACCCTGAGCCGCCGAAGACGAATCCCCCTACTCCGCAGCGCTCGACAA
It includes:
- a CDS encoding bifunctional D-altronate/D-mannonate dehydratase (starvation-sensing protein; maybe involved in homoserine lactone degradation); this encodes MKIKDAKVLVCSPGRNFVTLKILTDEGIYGLGDATLNGRELAVASYLSDHVVPCLIGRDPFQTEDIWQYLYRGAYWRRGPVTMSAIAAVDMALWDIKGKALKTPVYNLLGGKSRTGVMVYGHANGADISETVDEVGKYISQGYLAVRAQSGVPGLKSTYGVGRGQMFYEPAEKGLPPENLWSSEKYLMNVPKLFEALRVKFGDDVHLLHDAHHRLTPIQAARLGKELEPYHLFWLEDAVPAELQEGFRIVRQHTTTPLALGEIFDSVWDANILISEQLIDYLRMTVVHGGGITNLKKVAAFADMYHVQTGCHGATDLSPVTMAAALHFDISIPNFGLQEYMRHTKETDEVFPHAYYFEKGYLDPGDKPGLGVDYDEKLAKKFPYERAYLPVNRKLDGTMWNW
- a CDS encoding 5-oxopent-3-ene-1,2,5-tricarboxylate decarboxylase; the protein is MRLVSFQNDGHADAGLLREDRVFPLKSVGFPDAVSFIAAGPKEHERVEGWLKQASSRDLIPLHSVKLTAPVPRPPKILCIGLNYRDHAKESKMEVPAVPTVFAKYASSVIGPDEPIVLSSATQKPDYEAEFAVVIGKKAKQVQRAKWEDCVFGYTIVNDVSARDVQLATSQWTLGKSFDTFAPMGPHIVTVDEVMDPHALEIRLSIGGETLQHSNTRELIFGVPELIEYLSQMMTLEPGDIISTGTPAGVGLGRTPPRWLKPGEEVLIEIENVGSLRNPVIAEQERS
- a CDS encoding alginate lyase; translated protein: MQGRSSAVITISRRTFCQTSLAGIAGVAANQFLDADNPRAPTLELDLKIFERPHVLAMAKRYLHERPITITDSSNPRSAGGKHDYFSEADYWWPDQKYPNGPYIQRDGMSNPENFTGHRHALIRLGRQVPALTAAWILTRDRSYSEAAVQHLRAWFLNPATLMNPNLQYAQAIHGRTTGRGTGIIDTIHLVEVVRSIPFLAESKSLSPADYEGVRKWFAQYVDWLTTSKNGQDERDAKNNHGTWWVTQVAEFATLTGDEKLLSYCNDRFKTVFVPNQIAPDGSFPEELRRTKPYNYTLFNMAGLATICQTLSTAQDNLFTFALPDGRGFGKAMAYVFPYIQNKAAWPHKPDVEYFQYWPIRQPSLLFAGLGLSNPGYIKVWQTLPSEPEVEEIIRNNPIRQPLLWVKDT
- a CDS encoding sugar kinase is translated as MPPLTTKPQSECKWDLVSLGEVMLRLDPYDARISTTRTFRVWEGGGEYNVARGLLRCFGMRTTVVTALTDNPVGRLVQDLIYQGGVDQSHVKWVGYDGVGRTVRNGLNFTERGFGVRGAVGCSDRGHTAVSQLRAGDIDWNLIFDKERARWFHTGGIFAALSETTPQVAKEAMSAARATGAIVSYDLNYRESLWKAIGGKKRATEVNRELVKLVDVLIGNEEDFTAALGFEVEGVDEHLSQLDAEHFRRMIERVVAESPNLKAVAATLRNAKTATFNDWGAVCYHDGKLYRSSTRENLEIYDRIGGGDSFASGLIYGFLAGRDPQWSVECGAAHGALAMTTPGDTTMATLAEVEKLMKGGSARVAR
- a CDS encoding 2-deoxy-D-gluconate 3-dehydrogenase → MSYAPLDLRGKIAVVIGGTSGIGRAIAHGLADAGADVVPTSRREDQVEFTAKEIEQRGRRTLRQTSDVADRASLERLLQQAVSRLGKVDILINSAGKTRRTPTIDVPESEWNDIMDTNLTGVLRACQIFGRHMIERRYGRIVNIASLSSFVALYEVAAYAASKAAVASLTKSLAVEWAQHGVCVNAIAPGVFRTPLNQKLLDETPRGQEFLTRTPMKRFGQVTELAGPAVFLSSDAASFVTGEILCVDGGFLASGVNQ